Proteins encoded by one window of Cannabis sativa cultivar Pink pepper isolate KNU-18-1 chromosome 4, ASM2916894v1, whole genome shotgun sequence:
- the LOC115714331 gene encoding uncharacterized protein LOC115714331, whose product MEKPLFKPYDKEFMKMAMIKHEETFKEQVYELHRLYQIQKILMKNIGRSRMKETHFNNQLESQNRRQFMILDLEQPSVTEDQFNKINIAEDSDDGDINNNNTDSNNNNNNNNNNNVVNLEIIDESEIELTLGLGLGPTSYSRSRSRKTSDSGPSFSSSSTGSSQMNSRNHYNNRSRETTRVELNDSGGGRGQVPDATPSGYHGVVGGELRRERLKHQPPWLFQVLSLNMTCE is encoded by the exons ATGGAGAAACCCCTCTTTAAACCATACGACAAGGAATTCATGAAGATGGCTATGATAAAGCATGAAGAAACTTTTAAAGaacag GTGTATGAACTTCATCGTTTATACCAAATCCAGAAGATTTTGATGAAAAACATCGGACGGAGCAGAATGAAAGAAACCCATTTCAATAATCAGCTTGAATCTCAAAACAGACGACAATTTATGATACTGGATTTGGAGCAGCCTTCAGTAACTGAAGACCAGTTCAATAAAATTAACATCGCAGAAGACTCAGACGACGGTGatattaataataacaatactgacagtaacaacaataataataataacaacaataataatgttGTTAATCTGGAGATTATAGACGAGAGTGAGATTGAGCTCACTTTGGGCTTGGGCCTTGGGCCCACCAGTTATAGTCGAAGTCGAAGCCGGAAAACATCAGATTCCGGCCCAAGTTTCTCTTCCTCTTCAACTGGATCCAGCCAGATGAACTCTCGAAATCATTACAACAACAGATCGAGAGAAACGACAAGAGTAGAGTTAAACGACAGCGGTGGTGGTAGGGGACAGGTCCCTGATGCGACGCCGTCTGGATACCATGGCGTCGTCGGAGGGGAATTGCGACGGGAGAGACTAAAACATCAACCACCTTGGTTATTTCAAGTTTTGAGCTTGAATATGACTTGTGAATGA
- the LOC115712843 gene encoding BTB/POZ domain-containing protein SR1IP1 — translation MIMTKDSSVTAMVDLDQEQPAPIDVNMTSKKKELLSTALKRTSEWIFSQEIPSDVTIKVGEVSFSLHKFPLVSKSGHIRKLVSDSNDPDLCVIALADVPGGAEAFELAAKFCYGINFEISTENIVMLRCVAEYLGMTEEYAVGNLVGRTEAFLSEVALKTLAGAASILHISENFLPIAEKVKLVSKCIDAIAYIACKDSQFCMSGRSTESGSEGVISSLVSGSKPVVDWWAEDLTVLRIDMFQRVLVAMMARGFKQYALGPILMLYAQKSLRGLEIFGKGRKKIEPRQEHEKRVVLETIVSLLPKEKNAMSVSFLSMLLRAALYLETTVACRLDLEKRMGMQLGQAVLDDLLIPSYSFTGDTLFDVDSVQRIMTNFLDYEMSGTRYVFNGDEDYVSPPQSELERVGKLMENYLAEIASDRNLPVSKFNSLAELIPEQSRVTEDGMYRAIDIYLKAHPALSDMERKKVCSLMDCQKLSREACAHAAQNDRLPVQTVVQVLYYEQQRFREVMNGSLSGSESPAIPSVKMNLYSNDMHPISDELSSLRRENDELKLELVKMKMKLKEIERSNTGRSTAANSPIGTIMSSPADKPPQPRKSFMNSVSKKLGRLYPFVRSDGMTPSYKTRTKPAKDRRHSIS, via the exons ATGATCATGACAAAGGACTCTTCTGTCACTGCCATGGTAGATCTTGATCAGGAGCAACCTGCACCTATTGATGTAAATATGACCTCCAAAAAGAAGGAACTTCTTTCCACTGCTCTGAAGAGAACCAGTGAATG GATTTTCTCTCAAGAGATTCCCAGTGATGTTACTATCAAAGTTGGAGAAGTTTCATTCTCATTACACAAG TTTCCATTAGTTTCGAAGAGTGGACATATACGAAAACTGGTATCGGATTCTAATGATCCTGATCTTTGTGTAATCGCTCTTGCTGATGTTCCTGGTGGGGCAGAAGCGTTTGAACTTGCTGCCAAATTCTGCTATGGAATAAATTTCGAGATAAGCACAGAAAATATTGTCATGCTGAGATGTGTAGCAGAGTATCTTGGGATGACTGAGGAGTATGCAGTTGGAAACTTAGTTGGAAGAACTGAAGCCTTCTTGAGTGAAGTGGCACTCAAAACTCTTGCAGGAGCAGCCTCTATTCTACATATTTCAGAAAATTTTCTACCAATAGCAGAGAAAGTTAAATTGGTCAGCAAATGCATAGATGCAATTGCCTATATAGCCTGCAAAGATAGCCAATTCTGTATGTCCGGAAGGAGCACTGAAAGTGGAAGTGAGGGTGTGATTTCTTCCTTAGTTTCTGGTTCAAAACCAGTTGTTGATTGGTGGGCTGAAGATCTGACCGTTCTTCGAATCGATATGTTCCAAAGAGTTCTAGTTGCCATGATGGCAAGAGGGTTCAAGCAATACGCTCTTGGGCCAATTCTCATGCTTTATGCTCAAAAATCACTGAGAGGTTTG GAAATATTTGGTAAGGGAAGGAAGAAAATCGAGCCAAGACAAGAACATGAGAAGAGAGTTGTGCTAGAAACAATAGTTAGTCTTCTACCAAAGGAGAAAAATGCTATGTCAGTTAGTTTTCTTTCAATGCTCCTGCGAGCAGCGCTCTATCTCGAGACAACAGTTGCTTGCCGCCTAGATTTGGAGAAAAGGATGGGAATGCAGTTGGGGCAGGCTGTTTTGGATGATCTCTTAATTCCTTCATATTCATTCACTGGTGACACATTGTTTGATGTGGACAGTGTTCAGAGAATCATGACAAATTTCCTTGATTACGAAATGAGTGGTACTCGTTACGTGTTTAATGGAGATGAGGATTATGTCTCCCCTCCACAAAGTGAGCTCGAACGAGTTGGGAAGCTAATGGAAAACTACCTAGCTGAAATAGCTTCTGATAGAAACTTACCTGTTTCAAAATTCAACAGTCTTGCTGAACTTATTCCAGAGCAATCAAGGGTAACCGAAGATGGGATGTATAGAGCCATTGACATTTATCTAAAG GCTCATCCTGCTCTAAGTGACATGGAGAGGAAGAAGGTATGCAGCTTGATGGACTGCCAGAAGCTGTCTCGGGAGGCCTGCGCCCACGCGGCTCAAAATGATAGGCTGCCAGTACAAACTGTGGTCCAAGTGCTTTACTACGAACAACAAAGATTCAGAGAAGTGATGAATGGTAGCCTATCAGGCAGCGAATCACCTGCTATTCCTTCAGTGAAGATGAACTTATATTCCAATGACATGCACCCGATTTCAGACGAGCTCTCCAGCCTGCGCAGAGAAAATGATGAACTCAAATTAGAACTagtgaaaatgaaaatgaagctAAAAGAAATTGAAAGATCAAACACAGGAAGGTCAACTGCTGCGAATAGTCCTATTGGAACAATCATGTCATCACCTGCTGATAAGCCTCCTCAGCCAAGAAAATCATTCATGAACTCAGTGTCAAAGAAACTTGGGAGGCTTTACCCTTTTGTCCGCTCAGATGGAATGACACCTTCATACAAAACTCGGACAAAACCAGCTAAAGATCGGCGGCATTCAATATCCTGA